CGCGGCCGTGGAATTCGATCCGCTCCTCCGGAATGCCGATCTCGTCGCGCCAGATCAGGTACGATTCCTCGTCGCGCGGCAGATTGCCCTCTCCGGCAAAGCAGGTGACCCAGATCTGTTCGGGGTCCAGACCCAGACCCCTGGTCAGCAATTCGTAAGCCCAGATGATCGATTCGCGCTTGAAGTAGTCACCGAACGTGAAGTTGCCCAGCATTTCGAAAAGCGTCAGATGCGAGGCGTCGCCGACCGATTCGATGTCGGAAGTTCTAAAGCACTTCTGGGCGGTGGCGATCCGGGGATGCGGGGCCTTGACCGCGCCCGAGTAGTAGGGCTTGAACTGCTGCATGCCGGCCGAGGTGAAGAGAACGCTGGGGTCGTCAACCGGGACCAGCGACGAGCTGGGCAGGATCAGGTGGTCGCGATCGGCGAAGAAGTCCAGGAAAAGGGCCCGAACCTGGTCTGCCGGGAAGGTCATTGCTCAGCTCTAACCGTAATCGGATGCGCTGCTGCTGGCGAACGGCCCGCCTGCGGGCCGGCCGGGGCGGCTAACTAGCGCGGGCCCGCCTGCGGGTGCAGAGTCGATGGCGACTGGTGGCGCAGAATCCGGTAGAGGGCGCCGACGACCAGCGCCACCGTGAGCGAAAGCAGGAATTTCCGCATTGTTCCTTGCAGCTTTCGGAAGTGTCCAGCCGACGGGGATGTCCGTCAAACCCAAGATTAGCCAATCGGGGCAACCCCCGCCGGGACCGCTTTCAGGCGATTACCAGATGCAGCAACACCAGCGCCAGCAAAGCCCCGGCAAGCGCCGCCGCAGCCTGGACGTCGCCCAGTTGCAGGAGAGTCAGGCCCAGGCTGTTGCCGATCCAGTTACCGGCGAAGAATCCGGCCAGTCCGAACGGCGGATACCAGAACGGCGATCGTTCGCGGTGCCCGATCGCGGCATAGAAGAGCAACGATACCGCAATACCCATGACCGTTCCCAGGTATACCCAGGGCGGGATTTCAACTAACAGGTCGGTCAATCCCAGACGCTCGGATCCATCGCGGTAGGCAACCACATCAGGAAAAGGGACTTATATGCCCGAGTCGACAATGCCGACCGGCATATATTCACGCCGTCTCACCGACGGCCGGGGGAATAGTCCCGCCCCCGAGAGCTTTTTTCAGGATGTTGATTGCCGCGTTGTGGTCCCGATCCAGCACAAGGCCGCAACCGCAACTGTGCATCCGCTCCTTTAAGCTCTTTTTCGCTCTCGCTCCGCAATCCGAGCAGAGCTGCGAGGTGTCCCTAGGGTCGACGAACGCTAACTTTCTGCCGGCGCTTGCGGCCTTGTAGACAAGCTGATCTCTGATCCGTCGCCAGGATTGTTCATTGATCGATCGATTGAGCCCGGTCTTTCTCGCCCCGCCCGATTTGATCATTTGCCGCACCGATAAGTCTTCCAGGGCGATGAAGCCGTGGCGCCGCACGAGGTTGGTGGTGATCTCGTGACACCGGCCGCGATCCCTGACCCTAGATTTGGCGTGCGCGTTGGCCAGGATCCGGCGGCGCTTGCGATAACGGCGGCTGTTTTTCTTGCACGCAGTCATCCGGCGCTGCTTGCGGGCGATCTGTTCGCGGTCCGGTCTGCGCCGCTCGATCTTCTCTCCGTCGCTAGTAGTAATACGTGACATCACTCCCATGTCCAGCCCGACCCGAGAAGGGCTGTGGGGCAGTGGTTCCAAATCGACCGCGTAGACAAGACTTACACCGACGCGGCGGCCCTTGAAGGTGATGCGGAGGGACTTGAGTTCTTCCGACGGCGGCAGTTCTCGTTTGGTCCGGAGCCTTATGACTGGCAGGCCTTTTGCCCGCACCACATAACCACGGCGGTCAGGTCCGACCATTGCCGGGGTTACCTGCTCCAACTGGATGGTGCGGAAGCGGTTGCGCGGTTTGAATCGCGGGTAACCGGGATTCTC
The Chloroflexota bacterium genome window above contains:
- a CDS encoding IS200/IS605 family element transposase accessory protein TnpB; the encoded protein is MPKAMRTIYQRGYVSRRGCDRLNQVLGACAELYNAELETWREQYKQAGGSDSLFDRFKAFTLFRNADEFWRNMSVHVGRGVLHRADRAKGSFYRRTKRGENPGYPRFKPRNRFRTIQLEQVTPAMVGPDRRGYVVRAKGLPVIRLRTKRELPPSEELKSLRITFKGRRVGVSLVYAVDLEPLPHSPSRVGLDMGVMSRITTSDGEKIERRRPDREQIARKQRRMTACKKNSRRYRKRRRILANAHAKSRVRDRGRCHEITTNLVRRHGFIALEDLSVRQMIKSGGARKTGLNRSINEQSWRRIRDQLVYKAASAGRKLAFVDPRDTSQLCSDCGARAKKSLKERMHSCGCGLVLDRDHNAAINILKKALGGGTIPPAVGETA